The following nucleotide sequence is from Rhodothermales bacterium.
TTCCCGGACGCACGTACGCATTTCATGACGGCGATGCAGGCGGCGGCGAGGGTTGCCGGCAGAATCGAAGAAGCGCTGGACGGTGAACAACGTCATCAGGCGGCGGCCCTTATCGGCCGCTTTGCCGGTCATACGGAGGTGTCGATAATGGACTCGGCGGAGTGGCGTTTTGGAGTCACGGTACCGTCCACCCTCCCGGCCGATCTGGCCTACACCATACTGAACATAGCGCGCGAGGTTGACATCCCTCCTGAAAGGCTGGTTCGCATTTACGTTTACGGCGAGTCGCCTGAAGATTCGGATCTTGAAAAGGTAAGTTCTCTTTCCTCTGCTCAGATTCTAAAGCTGGATCCTCTGTCGCTTGTTCGAAACGACCCGGTGGCCGTGCGATCGAGTTTCGACCCGAACCTCTACGTTCTGTGCGTTGGTGGTGCGCTTTGAGCGAGGACATGCAGGAGTGAACGAGGATGCGCATCATCTCCGGTAGCCTTCGCCGGCGCACCATACAGGTACCTCCGGGACGGGACGTGCGGCCCACGACGGACAGGATCCGGGAAGCGATTTTCAACCTGCTGGTCGGGCGAGTCGACATGGTATCGGCACGCGTGCTGGACCTTTTCGCCGGCAGTGGGGCACTGGGTTTCGAGGCGATCAGCCGTGGCGCGTCCGATGTCATTTTTGTAGAAAAGAACGCAAGAATAGCCGGCTATGTGGGCAAGAACGCGGCAGCCCTCGACGTCGAATCGCAATCAACGGTAGTTGTTGGCGACGCCATCCGGTATCTGGAGCGATACGATGGCACCCCGTTTGATGTCGTTCTGGCGGATCCGCCGTACGCTTTCGATGAAGTGATGCGTCTTCCGGATGCAGCGCTCCGCATCGTCAGACCTGAGGGATTGCTTATCTTCGAACATGACGGCCGACTTGACTTCGGCGATCACGCGTGCCTGTTGACGCAGAGGTCATACGGTCGAACAAAGGTGAGTCTTTTCATGCCATCCAACAACAAACCGAAGTCCGGGTGACGCCTCGATGGAACGGCTAGCCATATTCCCGGGGACCTTCGATCCGTTTACACTGGGTCATCTTGATGTGGTGGAGCGGGCAGCTCGACTCTTTGATACCGTCGAGATTGTCGTTGGCGTCAATGACGAGAAGATGTCGCTACTCTCCGCTGAAGAGCGCCAGGATCTTATTCGGCGATCGACCGATCATCTCCCGAATATCGTGGTAGCTTCATTCGAGGGTCTGGTCTCCTCGTACGCGGCGGGCCGGGGCGCCGTCGCTCTCATCCGCGGATTAAGGCAGTCCGGCGATTTCGAGTACGAGACGCGCATGGCATTCGCCAACGCCGAACTCGCCAGCGGACTGGAGACGGTTTTGCTTGCCACTACGCCTCGGGTCGCGTTCATCAGTTCAACCGTCGTTCGAGACATTCATCGGTGGGGTGGAGACATCCGGCCGTTCGTTCCGGCCGTCGTTGCCGAGGCGCTGGAGAGGCGTCGCTGAGTCACACTACAATTCCGGGTGCCACGTTGCAGATAGAAACTTTCCCTATCAACCCATTCGTGCAATCGATGCGGCCTTCCGCCACACTGGCGATGACCGCCCGTGCAAAGCAACTTCGACGCGAAGGGCGACCGGTGATCGGGCTCAGTGCCGGAGAGCCGGACTTTGACACGCCCGAACCCGTCGCGGAAGCAGCCCGCAAGGCGATTTCCGACGGATTCACTCACTACACCGAGAATTCCGGTACGCTCGAACTCAGAGAGGCGATCTGCCAGAAGCTACTGGACGATAATGGACTCACGTATGCACCCGAGAACATTCTGTGTTCAAACGGGGCCAAGCAGTCCGTCGCTCAGACGATACTTGCGCTTTGCGGACCGGGCGATGAGGTGATCATTCCCGCTCCGTACTGGGTGAGTTACCCGGAGATGACCCGCCTCGCGGGCGCCACACCGGTGATCATCTCCACGTCGGCCGGTTCGAATTACCGCCTCCATCCGGAGCAGCTTGAGGCGCATATCACGGAGTCCACACGTCTTCTCATACTGTGCTCCCCTTCAAATCCCACGGGATTCGTGTATTCGCGCCGTGAACTGGAGGGTCTGGCGGAAGTGCTGCGGC
It contains:
- the rsmD gene encoding 16S rRNA (guanine(966)-N(2))-methyltransferase RsmD, giving the protein MRIISGSLRRRTIQVPPGRDVRPTTDRIREAIFNLLVGRVDMVSARVLDLFAGSGALGFEAISRGASDVIFVEKNARIAGYVGKNAAALDVESQSTVVVGDAIRYLERYDGTPFDVVLADPPYAFDEVMRLPDAALRIVRPEGLLIFEHDGRLDFGDHACLLTQRSYGRTKVSLFMPSNNKPKSG
- the coaD gene encoding pantetheine-phosphate adenylyltransferase produces the protein MERLAIFPGTFDPFTLGHLDVVERAARLFDTVEIVVGVNDEKMSLLSAEERQDLIRRSTDHLPNIVVASFEGLVSSYAAGRGAVALIRGLRQSGDFEYETRMAFANAELASGLETVLLATTPRVAFISSTVVRDIHRWGGDIRPFVPAVVAEALERRR